The sequence AGGAAAGGGAGATGAGAAAGATTTTTCGGTGCCATCAGGGAGGAAGGAGAAAGTAGTAGTTGGTTCAGTAAATAAAGCAGAAGAGCAGTccggaggtggtggtggtcaAACTCAGAATGGCGGTGATCAGAAGGAGGAGGACCAGAAGGATGAAAATGCACGTCGAGCTAGAGGTGAGAGGAGGAGGTCTAAGCCAAATCCGAGGCTAAGCAATCCCCCCAAGCACATCCACGGTGAGCAAGTGGCCGCTGGATGGCCTTCTTGGCTCTCTGCTGTGGCAGGAGAGGCAATCAATGGATGGACACCTCGTCGTGCtgattcttttgaaaaaattgataaggCAAGAggttattattttagttactATGTTCTTTCTTTATGTTACTCTATTCGTTCCTaattctttgtattttttgtgctTGGTGATCTTGTTTAGATTGGACAAGGCACTTATAGTAATGTTTATAAAGCTAGAGATGCCATAACAGGGAAGATTGTTGCATTAAAGAAGGTTAGATTCGATAATTTGGAGCCCGAGAGTGTGAGATTTATGGCTAGGGAGATTTTGATTTTGCGCCGCTTGGATCATCCTAATGTCGTGAAATTGCAAGGATTAGTGACATCAAGGATGTCGTGTAGTTTGTATCTGGTGTTCGATTACATGGAGCATGATTTGGCTGGACTTGCTTCGAGCCCTGGGATCAAGTTTACAGAGCCTCAGGTGGAATTTCAGTAGctcttatttctttaatttttttctctcacttaTTGATGGGTGCTGGTAGTTCTTTAGAGCTTCGGAGTAGTTTTCTTATGTTTCTGTATTTTGATTGACATGATAGGTTAAATGCTACGTGCATCAGCTTTTATCTGGCCTCGAACACTGCCACAACCGCCATGTTCTGCATCGTGATATTAAGGGGTCAAATCTCCTTATTGATGATGGAGGAGTTCTTAAGATTGCTGATTTTGGATTGGCTTCCACCTTTGACCCTAATAATAAACAGCCAATGACTAGTCGTGTAGTTACTCTTTGGTATAGGCCACCAGAGCTGCTTCTTGGTGCCACTGACTATGGTGTTGGTGTGGACTTGTGGAGTGCCGGGTGCATTTTAGCTGAGCTATTTGCTGGGAAGCCCATCATGACTGGCCGGACAGAGGTAAACTTTGTAGctcatagaaaaataatgtgtTGTGAAAGGAATTATAACAAGTTACTGTgcataagaaatattttttaaagaggTGAACTAAGGTCTGAAGAACGACTTCCTAAAATGAGTTTGATCCAGAGAGCTAATGCTCAGTGCAACAGGCTCACCTCTGGATACTTCATGGTTTGATTGAGGATCACTCGAGCAGTCTGTTCCCTTCACAAGTATTCACATTACTACATTATGATCATGGCTTAACGTGACATGTGTTCTTGTATTGTTTGAAGTTATGCTTAGCACGTATTTATGGCTACGAGCTTTACTATTTGATTACTACATATTGTCCCTAGGTGGAACAACTGCACAGAATTTTCAAGTTATGCGGTTCTCCATCTGAAGAATACTGGAAGAAGTCAAAGCTTCCTCATGCAACCATATTCAAGCCGCAACAGGCATATAAAAGATGCATAAAGGAGACATTTAAAGATTTCCCGCCATCTTCATTGCCTTTAATTGACACTCTACTTGCAATTGATCCAAGTGAGCGTCAGACTGCGACAGCTGCATTAAAAAGTGAAGTGAGTTTTCTTTCTCCCTTTCAATATAATCACAACGCTTCTCTTTTATGGATAACCTTTTGAGCACCCTGCAACTGTATCTGTCCCATCATCTTATTTCGGCTTTGTGATACTTAATTtctttcatctaattttttgtagatATTAATTGTGgatcaaacaaaataacatGGATCATCTATTTTTGTCCTCTCAGTTCTTCACAACCAAGCCTTATGCATGTGACCCTTCCAGCCTTCCAAAGTACCCACCAAGCAAGGAGATGGATGCTAAGCGCCGTGATGAAGAAGCTCGAAGGTTTGGAAAATCATTTTAGCTCCATAGACTTATTTACCCCCTTATAGTTGTATTTTTAGATCCAATTGAAGGCAAGCTATACAATTACAAGTTCTGTTTTTGCAGATTGGGCTTGATTTTTCACATCTTGTTTATTTTGGTTTATTCTGTTGATTGGGTGTTGATAAGTTTCTGATCAGTTACATATTCATTAAAAGTTTAACATGAGTTGTGTGATTATAGGTTAAGAGCTGCTGGTAAAGCTCAAGCTGATGGCGTGAAGAAAACTCGAACGCGTGAAAGGGGGATGCGAGCAATGCCTGCACCTGAAGCTAACGCTGAGCTACAAGCCAATATCGATGTATGCCATTTAATATGCATTAGTTACCATCTCTTTTGGTTCTTCATACTGTCACCTTCATATTATACTACAAAATTTCCacagaataataatttattgtgatATTTGCCCTATTGTTCTTGATGTTGGACATGATTTATTTACTTGTGCAGATGGAAAACTTAAAATCGCCCGTAAGAGAGTGTAACTTTTGGGGATGGAAATTCATTTATCTAGAATACATTTACTATTGAGAATGTTGGCCTTATGCTTGAGAATAACGAGAGATGAAAATGGAACCAATCTAGCCCATGCTAGTGTTGGGATCACGGTGGTTTTGACTTTAAccattttcaagaaacagtGAACATGCTCCTTTTGCACTTCAAATGGACAACACAAGTATCACATGAGAACATTACTCTTTTATCGTCCTACAGATGTTACAGTAActtacttttggtcccatgatGCAGAGACGGCGTCTAATTACCCACGCAAACGCAAAGAGCAAAAGCGAGAAGTTTCCCCCTCCACACCAGGACGGCGGACTTGGTTATCCTCTGGGATCGTCCCACCACATGGACCCAACCTTTGATCCTCCAGAAGTGCCGTTCAGTTCCATGAATTTCTCCTACTCCAAAGATCCAATGCAAACTTGGTCGGGGCCGTTGGTGGATCCTGGTGCTGTTGGTgctccaaaaagaaaatcaaaaccatCGAAGAAGGATTACCGGAAAGACAAGAATTATAGTCGGAATAAGGATAAAGATGACATGTAATATAGCATAACCCCATTATACAAATGCCAGATCAACAGACGCagattgtgtgtgtgtgttgtatcTGTACCGGGAAACTATCCAAGTGTTTAAGAGGTAAAGTATGTTTTGAGTCTCACATTTCTTGTTTCTACCATTCTTATGTGATGTTGAGAATGTTTTATGTATTGGTAATATTGAAATTCTTTGTTCCATTGACTATGTGTAATATGTGTTACTGAATTGAATTACACACTGCCAACAGTGCAGTTGTGAATGTGGAGACCAATTTTGTTGGTTATGGTGAGCAGCCCCTCTCTACTTGGTTGTTTATTTGGAGATTGAAATCGCATCATTTTTTAGTTTGGTTTTATATTctcttttcaagaaaaaagaaaatgtggaaagatgaataaaagaaattaaaaggcagcaaaatggatatatatgtaaagaaagaaaagaaaatgaagatgagATGATATGATAGGATACGTGTACATTACATGTTGACACTTGACACCACCACAACAACAGCATgcaaattttcatcaaaactctctctctctctctctctctctctctctctctctctcttactaCAGTACTAAGTCTTGTGTGTtaaacttcatttttattttggtgagAAATGAGAGCGGTGAACCAAGCAAGCGGGCCATCGGGCCTTGATTGGGACGGTGCTTCACGACGCCCATTAGGCCTTGTCCATGCTTTCTTCTACCACTTCTGCTCTGCTATTTCTTCttggtttgttttcttttttcttttttatttctgttttaCAACTCTATATTTACATGGAATTGGATATTGGTTGGTTGCAGCTTCTATGTCTTCTGTTGTTGCTGGCTTCTTGAGGACTGCCTTGTAGGCCGACGTAGTTTCCCCAGCCCTGCTTTCGGTTTTGGATCTCCGGAGccaccgccaccgccaccTCCTCATATTGGGCCTCCACCTCACGGGTTATTGGGCTCTTCCTACGGCCCACCCGGTTACCCTGGCGATCGCGGCCCTTTCTGATTATGTTCACGAGTTCACTGAAATAAATGTTGTCTTATTGTCTGCctctgctttttctttttctggcaTTTGTTCCTAttcaataaaatgaaatctttGGTATCTACATTTCTTATCATGATTATTGGGCTATATAGTTTTCGACCCAGCCCAACAATGTGTTTTAGGCCCAACCCATTAACAGGGTGAACTCAATCCAATATTCTACACCAGAACATGCATATCCAATCTAAGTTCATGAAATCAATTCCTGGATATCCCCACACCCCATCTCCATGATTCCCAATATATCATCTGAGAGAGGCCAGCAAATGATTGATTGAGGGATAttgtaaatacaaattaaaaactcAGCCAACTCTTTGTCTTGTTTCGATTGTAAAACTTCatgattcaattaaatatacactTGTAAAAAgtctgaaaaattttataaagagatTCACGATAACATTGAGACATTTGTTTAtacttaaattcaatttaaattattatttttttaatatcaaattcgATTTGAATTAGATTTGATATACGGCCGTttcaaaagaattgaaaatgcTAAGTAATCAATGATAACCAAATATTATGACATCTTATCCACATTCAATGCAACTCAGAATGTGGGTGGGGTGTGAGATCCTGAGGTTTGTAAGTATAAAGTATCCAACGTAAGCGAGAACTGGGGGCATCCAAAATTGGTCAGCAACCAGTCATCTTGCAACTGGGCTTCTGCCACGTGTCTTATCTGAAAATTATGGTCGATAAATTGGTTGGCATAGGAAGGCCCAAatcctcaatttcttttactttacATGTCAGCAACTTTTTATTATCCAGTGCGGTGCGGTGATCGAAACTTCCacgattttcatttttccaatGGTCCTCAGACGCTTTCCCGAGTGTGGACATGAATTCTTCAAATTCcgactatatatttttttatgactttcataatttattctaatattaaaaaatcgaCAATCGTTCTCTAGGGTCAATGGTCGGCTTTACAATTCAttcttctatttaaattttcaatgtaatgataattttattcaaatataatatcacaattgttttagtttgaaaaaaacaagtttgatattcatcttttgaattttttaaacgttaaaattaagatttatatattattatgatttataagattgcagatttaatttactttttaaataatttaactgAAAAATCAAAGTTCAAaatcgaaaaagaaaaaggaaatcaaaGTAGAAACTGGTGCATGAGAGAGACATATTGGAAAGCTCAAGAACGTGTGAATTATCATGCGGCTGCCGTTGTTCAACTGTGGCCCTCAATTTTgcctcctttttctttaaagcCATACAAACATTTCATTGCATTTCTATTGTAGCATCTGCACATCTTTTCCCAACTTTTTTCTCCATTACTTACCAAATTCTGTCAAGTTTTGCAGCCCAAATCAAACCCTTTTTCCCAATCttgatttggatgaaaacccATTAAGCAAATTATAagtttgttcattttcttgaaaaaattttgGGGGCCTGAAGACGTTTGAAGGTTCAATCTTTTGATCTCTGAGCCAACATTTTTGCTTGTAGTTAGTGTTTTTGCACCTGGGCTTTTCATAGTTATGGAGGTTTCAGTGATTGGAAGCTCACAGGTGAATCTTGGAAGGGTAAATGATAATGGGCTCTGTAGTTTTAGCAGGAATTTGAATACTAAGATCTCTGTTGTGAAGAGTTGTTATTCAAAAAGATGCAATCTTGAGCAAAGTCAAAACGCTGTATGCCCTTCAAGATCTACCCTAGGTTTCAGTCTTAAAATATCTGCGTCTGCTAACTCTCAAGCTGTGGTTTCTGAGAAAGCTTCAAGGAAAACCAAGCCTGtgagttcttttctttttctcataattcaagccttttcatttttggtttttcattAAGTAGATATATTAGGAAGATGGAAAGTGGAAAATATTGGAAAATTTGCTGCTTCCAGTTGTGTTTTGTGCAAGAAATGTATGGCAATTGTTTTGTTACTATTTCATGATTGAATGTTCTTGATTGTGCTTCATGAACTGTTTCTTTTGTTAGGGGAACTtgtagaaaaggaaataacTCATTCCTTGTTTTTTATGGTACATGAGGAATTTGAAGTGTAAATCATTTTACCTGGGATCATCTTAAATGTTTGTTTTGATCCAAATCACCAGTCTGCTTCCTTTGGTCTGGCCttttattcaatcaaatttgcaTGCTTAGTTCTTTGATGGTTTCGATATTAACCAATTGATGAAGAGATAAATAAAGTCCTCCGCTGTCAATCTGTTGCAGATTGATGATGTGAAATTATACGTTGGTCTGCCGCTTGATACCGTCTCCAACTCGAACACTATAAACCATGGTCGAGCAATTGCTGCAGGGCTGAAGGCCTTGAAGTTATTAGGGGTAGATGGCGTGGAGCTCCCCGTTTGGTGGGGAATAGCTGAAAGGGAAGCCATGGGGAAATATGATTGGGCCGGTTACCTGGCTGTTGTAGAAATGGTCGAAAAGCTGGGTCTTAAGCTTCATATGTCTCTTTGCTTCCA comes from Sesamum indicum cultivar Zhongzhi No. 13 linkage group LG10, S_indicum_v1.0, whole genome shotgun sequence and encodes:
- the LOC105171433 gene encoding probable serine/threonine-protein kinase At1g54610 isoform X1 translates to MGCVFGKAISSSGPPSGDIVVGKGRGKGDEKDFSVPSGRKEKVVVGSVNKAEEQSGGGGGQTQNGGDQKEEDQKDENARRARGERRRSKPNPRLSNPPKHIHGEQVAAGWPSWLSAVAGEAINGWTPRRADSFEKIDKIGQGTYSNVYKARDAITGKIVALKKVRFDNLEPESVRFMAREILILRRLDHPNVVKLQGLVTSRMSCSLYLVFDYMEHDLAGLASSPGIKFTEPQVKCYVHQLLSGLEHCHNRHVLHRDIKGSNLLIDDGGVLKIADFGLASTFDPNNKQPMTSRVVTLWYRPPELLLGATDYGVGVDLWSAGCILAELFAGKPIMTGRTEVEQLHRIFKLCGSPSEEYWKKSKLPHATIFKPQQAYKRCIKETFKDFPPSSLPLIDTLLAIDPSERQTATAALKSEFFTTKPYACDPSSLPKYPPSKEMDAKRRDEEARRLRAAGKAQADGVKKTRTRERGMRAMPAPEANAELQANIDRRRLITHANAKSKSEKFPPPHQDGGLGYPLGSSHHMDPTFDPPEVPFSSMNFSYSKDPMQTWSGPLVDPGAVGAPKRKSKPSKKDYRKDKNYSRNKDKDDM
- the LOC105171433 gene encoding probable serine/threonine-protein kinase At1g54610 isoform X2, whose product is MGCVFGKAISSSGPPSGDIVVGKGRGKGDEKDFSVPSGRKEKVVVGSVNKAEEQSGGGGGQTQNGGDQKEEDQKDENARRARGERRRSKPNPRLSNPPKHIHGEQVAAGWPSWLSAVAGEAINGWTPRRADSFEKIDKIGQGTYSNVYKARDAITGKIVALKKVRFDNLEPESVRFMAREILILRRLDHPNVVKLQGLVTSRMSCSLYLVFDYMEHDLAGLASSPGIKFTEPQVKCYVHQLLSGLEHCHNRHVLHRDIKGSNLLIDDGGVLKIADFGLASTFDPNNKQPMTSRVVTLWYRPPELLLGATDYGVGVDLWSAGCILAELFAGKPIMTGRTEVEQLHRIFKLCGSPSEEYWKKSKLPHATIFKPQQAYKRCIKETFKDFPPSSLPLIDTLLAIDPSERQTATAALKSEFFTTKPYACDPSSLPKYPPSKEMDAKRRDEEARRLRAAGKAQADGVKKTRTRERGMRAMPAPEANAELQANIDMENLKSPVRECNFWGWKFIYLEYIYY
- the LOC105171435 gene encoding espin-like — its product is MRAVNQASGPSGLDWDGASRRPLGLVHAFFYHFCSAISSCFYVFCCCWLLEDCLVGRRSFPSPAFGFGSPEPPPPPPPHIGPPPHGLLGSSYGPPGYPGDRGPF